cgcccggccgcccccctcccacagccgccccccgccgcagGGCCCGACCGCCCCGCCACTGCGGCGGCGGTCAGCGCGCGCCCCCACCCCGAGCCGCACGCGCCCCCCGGTGTCGCGGGGCATGCCGGGAGCAGGGCCTGGCGCGCGCCCTCGCCTCACAGGAGGCTCCCCGCCCCCACCTCCCGGTCGTCGTCCGAGTCCAGCTCCCCGTCGTCGGTCCCGAACCGCGCCCCGGGGTCCCCCTCaatctcctcttcctccatctcCTCTTCCTCGTCGTCGTCGTCGTCGTCGCCGCTGGACTCCGAGCGGCTCCGCTCGAACTCGAAGGGGAGGGAGCGCGACCCCGAGCAGCTGGGAGCCCCCTCCATCTCCTGGTCCTCATCGGCCGGGCCCGCGCCTGCTACATCTCCGCCCGACACCACAGAGCCGACGTCCACCTCCATGTCCACAgctcggggagggggggtgggggcgggaaCCGGGGCGATCGCGGGACCGTCTGTCTGCTGTCCGCCCGCCCGCGGGGGCCGGCGGGACCGGTAGTCCGTTGGGGCGGCCCCTCAGGGCGCATGCGCAACGATGGCGCGGGCATGCTGGGAAACGTAGTTTTGGCGGGCACCACGCGGACCGACTGCGCATGCGCCCAGTCTCCACGGCCGAGTCGTTTTGATAACCTGCATTTGTCTtgtcttacatttttttaaacacgcGTGGCTTCTCCAGCTAAGAGATAAGCGACTCGCTCATGAAGCACAGGCAAACGTTGAATTTATCACGAAAGCGCGTAAATCACAAGATACGTTTCATTCAAAAAATAGGTTTTAATTCTGCAACGTCAACGAAACTGTGTTTACCtaacacaaacaaaagaaacaatattAGAAATACCTGGAAAACCAAGTGACCCTGCAGTAGTTAATTCAATTCGGAGCAAGGCCCGTGAGGGCGCGGTCCCACGGCCATCCTTGGTCTACTTCAAGGAGGGCAGCGGTAGCGGCTTCTTAACACCGAACCAAACCATTTCTGAGGGAGGTTTCTCGCACACGCACACCGCAAGCGCTGCCCTGCCCCGTGATTCACATCCGCACAGTCACCACCCAAAATTACACTTATTTGCCGCCTGGCCGTCTCACAACGGCTCCTCCAGGACCATGCCGCTCCCTCGGCCAGAAAGCGCTCGTGGCAGCGTCGCAAAATGAAGCCGCGAGTGCCTACGTAATCAGCGGCGGCAGTACCAGTCGTCTGCCCTGACTGTCGTAAGAGCTTCCGCGCCTGACGGCGGCCGCCCGCTGCCGGCGAATGGGGGGCGATGCAAAATGGCGGCACTACCTGAGGAGCCGGCGGAGGTGGCAGCGGTAAAGCCGGACCCTGAGGCGGGAACGTCGCCGCAGGtcactgctgctcctcctccagccgccgccgccgctcccgccgctcccccggccgcggcggcggagggggaggcggcggggagcggTGGGGAGGCGGCGCCCCCTAAGCCTGCAGCATCGGGCCCGGCCGCCTCGCCGGCGGCGCTGGACCGGCAGACGCTCGTGGCTGTGCTGCAGTTCCTGCGGCGCAGTAACCTCCGCGAGTCCGAGGAGATCCTGCGCCGCGAAGCCCGCCTGCTCGGCGACGACCTCGGCTCTGCTGCCCTCAGCCCTGCCGGCGCCGGCGTTCTGGGAGCCCCGGGCGGCGATGCCGACTCCGCCGCCGGCGGCGAGGCGCTGCTTAGCCGGGTCACCTCCGCTGCCGCCATCGCGATAGGAGGCAACGCCGCCACTGTCGCCTCTTCtagccccggggcggcggccgTCGCCGCCGTGCCGCCGGGGAAAggtggggctgcggggccggtGTCTGGGGCGGGAGGCCGCCCCCTCCCGGGGGGACCCCTGGGGCATGGGGGGGCTCTGTGCCTCCCGCAGCTTCGGGGCTCTCCCtgatgcggggcacgagggtGGGTGTGAAGTCGTGGCCCCCTTGGGGTGGTCCTCCCTGGGGGGCGAGGCGGGAGTCTGTCCCATCCTTCTAGGCGGGGACGGGACCCCTGAGTGTGTCGCTGCCCCATAGAACTCAGGAAGAGATCGGGATCTCCTGGGGGTGTCCTCCCTGGAGCAAGGGACCAAGGACAGGGTATCTTGTATTTGCAGGGAGCACTGTCAAAGTGAGAGGTGCTTCTCCTTGTCTTTGTGCCCCATCTCGACTAACAGCATAGCAGGAGGCTGAAGGTTTCCTTTGTAGTTAGAGGTGATGGCCCAAGGTGTGGGATGAGAATGGAGGCCTCATGTACAGGATGCATCTTGAAGAAGGAACCATAAGATACTTGTAGAGGAGACATTATACATTTCTGGATCTAGTTGCTGGGTACTTGAGATGTCCTTTGGATAACTAGCGTCTAAGTATTTTTAATCAAGGTGTTCTGTGGGCAGCTTTACAAAATAGTGTCATGAAATCTCAGGAACTGCTATGTCCAGTTCCAGTAAATGGGTAGTATAAAGTCAGCTTGTTCCTCGTTATCACCTGATATGATTGCTTTTACctagaagacaaaaaaatttaaagcatttaatgGGTGCTATGGGGAACAGAGCTCTTGGAGTGTTAGCAAGTGACAAAAAGTCACTGCCCTGTAACGGTCTTGTAGTGGTCTTGGTGAATTGTTCACTTGATGAAGTTAATTTGCTTGTTTACTGGAAGCAAAATAATTATAGTGGGTATATCTTACAGGCTTTGAAAGATTCTGCTCCACATTTGACAGTTTCTAGTCTTAGCAGTAAAGATAACTTATTTTGGTGATGTTAGTGGCTTCTTCCTTTACGCTTATGATCCTAATTGAATTAGGCACTATGTTAAACACCTTACAGGTAACTGTTGGCagagaaagcacaaaaaatgGCTGAAGGTGCTAGGAAAATTGGCTGCTGGACTGTAATGTGCTACAATCCTCTTGCATCATTTAAACTTAGTGCTGAACAAGCACAAGACTTAGGGTCATGTTTTGCTCAGAGCGCCTCACCTTACCAGTGGAGTTATACCAGTGTATTTGCTAGCTCTTTCAGGCTGTCTTACAAGCTCTTGTTATATGGTAATGCTTTTGCAGTTGGTGGAGGTGTTGTTGTGGAAGATCAGCCAGATGTGAGTGCAGTATTGTCTGCCTACAATCAACAGGGGGACCCAACGCTGTATGAGGAATACTATAGTGGATTAAAACACTTTATTGAGTGTTCCCTGGACTGTCATCGAGCGGAACTGTCTCAGCTGTTTTATCCTCTCTTTGTGCACATGTACTTGGAATTGGTCTACAATCAACATGAGAGTGAAGCAAAGTCTTTTTTTGAAAGGTAATTTCACCTGTGCATTTACAGTATTTTGTGTTTGCTACTTTGATTAAATCTGTGAACTATAGTAGCATAGGTTTCTATCTGtatgtattatttttgttctctaaTGTTGAAGAGATTTGGAACCTGAAGTAATGGTGCCATGGATTACAGTAACTGTTCTTAAATCCTTTACCAATCTCCTATGTTAGAAAGATGTGCAAACTATATGCTTTTGAACTGTCCAAGGGCAAATTTTGAATCATTGTTGGGCTTCTTGCTGCAAAAGTATCAGTGAAGAGATGCTGCTTCTTTAGGGAAAGATTATGGGGTCATTTTTTAGCACTGGAAAAATTGCACTGAGATGACAAAGTAATGTACACTGTGAGTGTTTGCTAATGTCATAGTATGTATGTTGAAATTCTTCAAATGAGActaaaggaattaatttatgGCTAATCTATAATTTTCTGTGCTCCTACTATGTTTCACTTCTTTATCacttgagaagaaaattaatttgtattcTGGATTCAGACCAATTATGGAATATTTAAATCCAAAACGATAACTTCCTCTCCCTCCAATATGGTCAGCAAAAATGGTTCTGCAAATAGTTAAAATGTTCCCTGCCACAACTATTTCATAACGTGGTTTGAATAAAAATGGGAAATTTTAGACATATGTTAGCTATTCGATAATGCAAGCGGAGAGTGAGAAACACATACACTGTGAAATGTGCATACTCATATAATGAATCAGATATAAGTGCATCCAAGTAGTCTTGCATAATAAAAAATGCCCTGTACTTTATGATACCACAAATTAGGGTTTCATTGCTGTAAATAAACATATTAGTGTAACTGTTTACTTCAGGCGAGACCCTTTGGGTGTATGAAATTATGTGAGGTTCCATTTGTGTGTTCTCTTCATCGTGTTTTTTAACTGTTGAATGCTCTTACTATATACCGTAAGTTGCTATCGTATCTTCCCCAGGATGAAATTTACTTCAGCAGAAGAATAATCCCATATGTAGACAGTAGCTTCCAAAAGGTCCTTACATGTATGTTTCATGTTGAAGTAATGTAAATAAGTTTGCACTTAAGAGATAATGTTTTTATAATAAACCttttatcatatttttaaattgtttcaatAGATTTCACGGGGATCAGGAGTGCTATTACCAGGATGACCTGCGTGTATTATCTAGCTTAACCAAAAAAGAACATATGAAAGGTAACGAGACCATGCTGGATTTCCGAACAAGCAAGTTTGTGCTGCGTATTTCCCGTGACTCTTACCAGCTCTTGAAGAGGCAtcttcaggaaaagcagaacaatcAGATCTGGAACATTGTTCAGGAACATCTTTACATTGATATCTTTGATGGAATGCCTCGCAGTAAACAACAGATAGATGCTATGGTTGGCAGCTTGGCTGGGGAGGCAAAACGAGAGGCTAATAAAGCAAAGGTAGGAGGCAAAGATTGTTGCACTTCTATAATTGAACGATTCTGCCTAGTTTTTCAGGGATATACCTTAGTACAGGCTGACAACTGTCACCTGAGATCCTAAAAGATGGCATAAACAGAACAAAGGAAGAGAACTGTGCAAATAGTTGTTGGCAGGAGTAGAGAGATCAGGGTGTGTCGATGTCCGGTAGAAGAAACTGTTGAACCCCTTTGAGAGACAACCTGTATTCGGCCCACTGAAATAAACTAGCTCATGAATTACTCTGTGGCTTTAAAATGGACACCTAACTattttgcttcctcttttgTACAATAGATGTAATTCTTGCTGCCAGTGGCTACTGCAAGGGCTGTTTGTGTAGATCTTGACAGTGTAGTACCACACTACTGTACAGATAACCTATGTAAGCTGTAGGGATTTGGCTTTAAGGAAGTGCTAAGAGATGGTGGGAGGACTTAATATTGTCCTGATGAGTTGCTGGGTAAAACAGAAGAACATGTACTGTGTTTGTTATGGGCTAACCAGTAAGGTATGCAGTAATATTAAATGTAGTCATTTTAAAGGGGCAGCTCTATTGTTTGGATTAGTATGTTGAAgagtttccattaaaaaaataagttttcagtAAGAACAGCAACTACTCTTTTGTctcatgtttattttattgGCTTGCAGGTTTTCTTTGGCTTATTGAAAGAACCAGAGTTTGATGTGCCTTTGGATGATGAGGatgaagaaggagaaaatgaggaaggaaagccaaagaagaaaaaacctaaaaaagaTAGCGTAGGgtcaaaaagtaaaaagcaggaCCCTAATGCTCCTCCCCAAAACAGGTACCAAGGGAACGATGTGTAGAGAAGTCTTGTTAAATCCAGTCTTGTCATGCCAAACCTGCATCGCTGTTCATGTGACATTTTTAGCATTTTGGCCATTTCAGCTGTACGCAGCTTTAACCGTAAGACTTCTAAGGGAGGTAATGGAAAGCTTAGCATATAACCTTCTGTCTTTGCCCTTCAAGTTGATCTAGATTTCCCTTGATAAAATTTTACTGAGTTACTCACTAATCTTTTCAGGTCATTATTATTTATCCTGTTCCACTGCCTGTCTGAAATTCTTAAAGCTACAAGCTCTTTTTCTCATCAGTTAATCTACAtagtctttcattttttttctagttcttgTTTCATATTTGAATATTGAGGTATAGGGTTACGCGcaaaggttttgctttctttgtttagATTAACTGTATGGAAGGTGCTTTAGTTTGTAAAAATCTGTGCTTCTTGTAGAATTCCTCTGCCTGAACTGAAAGACTCTGACAAGCTGGATAAAGTAATGAATGTGAAGGAAGCTGCAAGGCGTGTGCGTCTTGGCCCAGAGTGCCTGCCCTCCATCTGCTTCTACACATTCCTTAATGCTTACCAGGTTGGTACGATAAGAATTTGGGTAATATAGAAAAGGGAATCAAAATTATAAACACTACTcttaataaagaaagaaaacttaacAGTTGGTAAGGATTATTGGAGTATTTGGAATAAGTGTTAGAAAATTCATGTTCCAAAATCTTCAAAATCCTCTTTAAAGACTCTTTAAACTATTTAATGACCATGTTCCTTGGTTTTGCTCCGATTTTGCcataattccttcttttgcttttcttgtgggGCCCAAAGTGTATCCTACAGAATACAGTAGATGTACTGAAAAATAGTACTGTTTTGTCAGCATTGACTGCTTCTTTCAtgtagctttatttttaatggtgcAAGAAGTGTGTGTTTGTCTATCCTCAAATAATTCCCTCTTGTTTTTGTAAATaagttgaattatttttcttattagtACTTAGGATTTCataatatttgaaatacattatGAAAGATACAAACAATATAAATGGATGTTTTGTGTATAGGGTCTAACTGCAGTGGATATTACAGATGACTCTAGCATGATTGTAGGAGGCTTTGCTGACTCTACTGTTAGAGTGTGGTCCGTGACTCCGAAAAAGCTACGTAgtgtgaaaacagcagcaggtaATTAGACAATAACACTTAATATGAGCATGCATTACTTGTGACAGCTGTGTTTTGCATGAACAGAGAAAGATGTCTGTGGCAGGAGAGTTGTCTTCAGCAGTTAGATGCTTTCACTTTGGAGAAACAATATGTGCACAGACGTATGATTGCATTATATACTAccattagaaacatttttttaaatgaatgagaAATCTGGTTGTGTACACCTGCTGTGAGGTGGTCAGTGCACGGAGCTTGGAACTAGCCATAACTAGCATGGAACTAGCCATCTTGCTTCTTAACTGGATGGTAACTGCAGGGTGTAGTAGGCAGCTGGGTTTAGGTGATCTAGGGGAGAGACTAGAAGTACCCTGGGGGAAATGATAGGAGGAAACTCTGAGAAGGATGGAGGAGAATGTCCTCTAGCTCAACACTTACGCAAATGCACGGGAACCAGGCTTCTTTAATTCTGTTGTTTATGTAACAATGTGTTGTGGTTCAAGATAGATACCATGCAAATGTTTCTTAATCTTGATATTTAACTGAGATGTGGTCATGATGTTCAGCAAACAATAGCCTACAGAGCAAAAGCTCTTTTGAGTGTAGTGTGCAGCTGtcaaaacatttctgcaaagcGTGTTTGTGGCATATTAACTTCCTAGGAAAATTTGGCATGAAGGTGTGAAAATTTGGCATCTCTACAAGAAGATGTTACTGTGTTTGAAGGCTGAACAATATATGTTTGGAAAATAACACACatcaggattaattttttttagctcaGTGAAGACTTAAGAAGAGTGATTATTTACATGAAGCATTATTTTCACCTTTTACAatggtaaaaaatattttagacgCCATTGTATATTTCAGACTCAACAATCCCCAGGTACTTTGTCATGTTCACCTCACACTTGCCTCTTTTAGAGAGaatattatttgttttcctgttcatAGCATTTATCTCTGAAGTTCTGACAGTTATTATGATATGTGAACTTTGAAATATTGCAGACCTCAGTCTCATTGACAAGGAATCAGATGATGTCTTGGAGAGGATCATGGATGAGAAAACAGCAAGTGAGTTGAAGATTTTATATGGTCACAGTGGACCTGTCTATGGCACCAGCTTCAGTCCTGATAGGTAAAATAAGTTTACAAGCTAACTAGTTTGCTTGTCTTGAGTTTTAATTGTATGCTACTGAATGCAAACATGTTCTTGATGCGGCTTTTTCCGGAAGGTTAAAGCAATTCTTGTTTATGCAGCTTATAAGAAACTGCGTGCAAGCACAAGTGCTTGTTCGTTATGCTGAGGGTGTTGGGCACTGTCAGCTATTACTGATATCGCTGGAGCTGAGAATGCCAGTGCCTTTTTTGAGGTTCAGGTCTTAGATGGCAAAACAGACCATCTTTTTTGTGAACTGCGGTTTAAGATGGGTTTTAACTGAGTTgtagagaggaaaaatactGCAGCATTAATTGCACTTATAGTATTGTAAAACATAAAACCAGACTGTAGTATATTGTTGCACTTCTTCAAGTTTCTGATATTCTAAagactttattttcaaaacGTATGGGATGGTATCTTTAAGAGATTTAAAAACGTTATGTAATTATGGATTCTGGACAGTAGAAAGGAGGTTTAAATGTCtaaagctttgcttttgcatgtgTCTAGTCAGGAAACAaccatcacagaaacacagctgagAAGTAAACTTTGTGTGCAACATGAATATAGAGTCTATAAATATTGAGAATGTGAACATGGTGTGAGCCCCTCCCAGTATTGCTGTGTCATCAGAATTAGTCATTAATGTCTAGTCATCTCTCTTTTTTGCATAAGAGCCTAGGACTGGATTCTACTTGACCTGATCATTGTTGCTTACCCCACCAAAATGCTGATTTGTATGTGACATGCTAAACAGATGCTGATCAGTGGACAGTTTTTCTTATCATAGACATCTCACAGTGTTTATGCAGTGGTTATACATCCCTGTATAAGTTTGCCATCTGATATGCTGTACTTTCTCCTGTGACAGGAACTATCTGTTGTCCTGTTCTGAGGATGGCACTGTcagattgtggagtctccaaACATTCACGTGTTTGGTGGGATATAAAGGACACAACTACCCAGTATGGGATACACAATTCTCTCCTTACGGTTATTACTTTGTGTCAGGGGGACATGACAGAGTGGCTCGGTAAGAAACTGGATGGGTTTTCTACTTGTCTGGGTCAGTTTGTGGTGGATTAACCCTGAAAGGGATTAGCTGGTATACTCTAACCTACCCTATTactggaaataaattttatttcatgtcaaaatactgaacaaatgttttaatgtaactttttttcttttcaacacaCATCAGATTATCTGACAACTAAAGAGATGGTGTCCTCTTATGTGACCATCTAATTAGAAATATTCTCTTCCAGTTGTTTAACAACTTGACAGAATTTTCTTTATTCCTCCCTTCTAAAAAGTATTCTTTTCCAAAATGGATCCTGCTGATTCTATAAACTGACCAGTAAGAAACCACTGCATAATTCCTTCCTTTTATTCCTCATTATGCAACAGATACTGAACTTCATTAGGgttctttttattaataaaaagcttttcttctcagTCTGTGGGCAACGGATCACTACCAGCCTTTACGGATATTTGCTGGCCATCTTGCTGATGTGACATGTACCCGATTTCATCCAAACTCCAACTATATTGCCACAGGCTCAGCAGACAGGACTATACGGCTCTGGGATGTTTTGAATGGGAATTGTGTAAGAATATTCACGGGACATAAGGTAAAGGCATATCACTCGCAGTGTGaaaatgattttatttctgcaacGAGACTCTGAAGAGTAGTGTTCAAAATGAATACAGCTTGACTGACAGAATGTGAGTGAGCTTGATTGACTTGTTTGGTCCCCCCCAAATGTCTGTTTTAGGGACCAATTCATTCATTGGCATTTTCTCCTAATGGACGATTCCTGGCTACTGGAGCAACAGATGGAAGAGTTCTGCTGTGGGATATTGGACATGGCTTGATGGTTGGAGAATTGAAAGGGCACACTGACACTATCTACGCGCTCAGATTCAGTAGAGATGGGGAGATTTTAGCATCAGGTAAAATTCACTTGAAACAGTGGAGTTTCCTTTGTGTTCTGTAAGTCTGAAGAGGAATGATATAATTGATTCCTTAAATTGAGAAAGACAAAGTAGAATCACTTGCTTAGCAAAAGCAGCAACTTAAAACTGCTGGTACAAGGCAAGTATTTCACTGGTCTGTGAAGTGTGACCCCTCAGTCTTCCAGGAACTGAAGGAAAGGTGTTACACAGTTAGATGAT
The genomic region above belongs to Phalacrocorax aristotelis chromosome 12, bGulAri2.1, whole genome shotgun sequence and contains:
- the TAF5 gene encoding transcription initiation factor TFIID subunit 5, which translates into the protein MAALPEEPAEVAAVKPDPEAGTSPQVTAAPPPAAAAAPAAPPAAAAEGEAAGSGGEAAPPKPAASGPAASPAALDRQTLVAVLQFLRRSNLRESEEILRREARLLGDDLGSAALSPAGAGVLGAPGGDADSAAGGEALLSRVTSAAAIAIGGNAATVASSSPGAAAVAAVPPGKVGGGVVVEDQPDVSAVLSAYNQQGDPTLYEEYYSGLKHFIECSLDCHRAELSQLFYPLFVHMYLELVYNQHESEAKSFFERFHGDQECYYQDDLRVLSSLTKKEHMKGNETMLDFRTSKFVLRISRDSYQLLKRHLQEKQNNQIWNIVQEHLYIDIFDGMPRSKQQIDAMVGSLAGEAKREANKAKVFFGLLKEPEFDVPLDDEDEEGENEEGKPKKKKPKKDSVGSKSKKQDPNAPPQNRIPLPELKDSDKLDKVMNVKEAARRVRLGPECLPSICFYTFLNAYQGLTAVDITDDSSMIVGGFADSTVRVWSVTPKKLRSVKTAADLSLIDKESDDVLERIMDEKTASELKILYGHSGPVYGTSFSPDRNYLLSCSEDGTVRLWSLQTFTCLVGYKGHNYPVWDTQFSPYGYYFVSGGHDRVARLWATDHYQPLRIFAGHLADVTCTRFHPNSNYIATGSADRTIRLWDVLNGNCVRIFTGHKGPIHSLAFSPNGRFLATGATDGRVLLWDIGHGLMVGELKGHTDTIYALRFSRDGEILASGSMDNTVRLWDAVKAFEDLETDDFTTATGHINLPENSQDLLLGTYMTKSTPVVHLHFTRRNLLLAAGAYSSQ